The proteins below are encoded in one region of Microbispora sp. NBC_01189:
- a CDS encoding NAD(P)H-dependent oxidoreductase, with amino-acid sequence MPDTTRPVLAVIIGSTRSGRFGPTVARWFTTRARRRGDFEIDLIDLAETRVPATLGDHDDLVPPQVAELGARLAAADAFAIVTPEYNQSFPASLKTAIDWYYREWHAKPVAFISYGRESGGLHAVAQLRQIFAELHAVTLQGTISLPCYWDLFAADGSWPKEGAACDTGVTTMLDQLAWWAAALSAARARTPYVA; translated from the coding sequence ATGCCGGACACCACGAGACCAGTGCTGGCGGTCATCATCGGCAGCACCCGGAGCGGCAGGTTCGGCCCGACGGTGGCGCGGTGGTTCACCACCCGGGCGCGCCGGCGCGGCGACTTCGAGATCGACCTGATCGATCTCGCGGAGACCCGCGTCCCGGCGACCCTCGGCGACCACGACGACCTCGTCCCGCCGCAGGTGGCGGAGCTGGGCGCGCGCCTCGCCGCCGCCGACGCCTTCGCCATCGTCACCCCGGAGTACAACCAGAGCTTCCCCGCGTCGCTCAAGACCGCGATCGACTGGTACTACCGGGAGTGGCACGCCAAGCCGGTCGCGTTCATCTCCTACGGCCGGGAGTCCGGCGGCCTGCACGCCGTCGCGCAGTTGCGGCAGATCTTCGCCGAACTGCACGCGGTGACCCTCCAGGGCACCATCAGCCTTCCGTGCTACTGGGACCTGTTCGCCGCGGACGGAAGCTGGCCCAAGGAGGGCGCGGCCTGCGACACCGGTGTCACGACGATGCTCGACCAGCTCGCCTGGTGGGCCGCCGCGCTCAGCGCGGCCCGCGCCAGGACCCCTTACGTCGCCTGA
- a CDS encoding dihydrofolate reductase family protein has product MRKLKLQVQTTVDGYMGGPQGEMDWLTFPWTDDFAAYVTGLMENVDHIVLGRRLAEGFIPTWAAGPEGESQEAIDFMNNTPKTVISNGLTESPWDNAVVAGGDLAETIGKLKAEPGGDLITYGGSTLVTSLIAADLIDELNLFVNPAAIGAGLPVFPGGGKKRFRLVSATPFDCGVTALRLEPKGA; this is encoded by the coding sequence ATGCGCAAGCTCAAGCTCCAGGTCCAGACCACCGTCGACGGCTACATGGGCGGCCCGCAGGGCGAGATGGACTGGCTGACCTTCCCCTGGACCGACGACTTCGCCGCCTACGTCACCGGGCTCATGGAGAACGTCGACCACATCGTCCTCGGCCGCCGGCTCGCCGAGGGGTTCATCCCCACCTGGGCGGCCGGCCCCGAGGGGGAGTCGCAGGAGGCGATCGACTTCATGAACAACACGCCCAAGACCGTGATCTCCAACGGTCTCACCGAGTCGCCCTGGGACAACGCCGTCGTGGCCGGCGGCGACCTCGCGGAGACCATCGGCAAGCTCAAGGCCGAGCCGGGCGGCGACCTCATCACGTACGGCGGCAGCACGCTGGTGACGAGCCTGATCGCCGCGGACCTGATCGACGAGCTCAACCTGTTCGTCAACCCGGCCGCGATCGGCGCGGGCCTGCCGGTGTTCCCCGGCGGCGGCAAGAAGCGGTTCCGCCTCGTCTCCGCGACACCGTTCGACTGCGGAGTCACCGCCCTCCGCCTGGAGCCCAAGGGCGCCTGA
- a CDS encoding glycoside hydrolase family 15 protein, whose product MALRIEDYGLLGDLQTAALVGRDGSVDWLCLPRFDAPACFAALLGDERAGFWRVAPAAGGLCTRRRYRGDSLVLETEWDTPEGSVRVIDAMPPRGEAADVVRVVEGLSGRVPMRMALRLRFDYGHVVPWVRSRDGELVAVAGPDAAWLSTPVPLRGEDMTTYADFTVAAGQRVPFVLTYRRSHERTPKAVDAERAIADTEAFWTSWLRGFRYRGRWEDAVRRSLVVLKALTYKPTGGIVAAVTTSLPEQLGGPRNWDYRFCWLRDATFTLQALLGTGFVAEAKAWREWLLRAAAGDPADLQIMYGIDGTRRLPEYTVDWLAGYEGSAPVRVGNAASGQFQLDVWGEVLDGLHLTRLAGIESEEEAWDLQRALLDFLEGHWDDPDNGLWEVRGDRRHFVHSKVMAWAGMDRAVRAVERFGLEGPVDRWRATRDKIHAEVCDRGYDPERNTFTQFYGSTGLDAALLLIPRAGFLPWDDPRVRGTVEAVQRELCSDGFLLRYRTGADGGVDGLPGAEGAFVTCTFWLADALYGIGRRREAYELFERLLELRNDLGLLSEEYDPVARRQLGNTPQAFSHVGLVNAARHLSGTDPAEHAGGGR is encoded by the coding sequence GTGGCGTTGCGGATCGAGGACTACGGGCTGCTCGGCGATCTGCAGACGGCGGCGCTGGTGGGCCGGGACGGGTCGGTCGACTGGCTGTGCCTGCCCCGGTTCGACGCCCCGGCGTGCTTCGCCGCCCTGCTCGGCGACGAGCGGGCGGGCTTCTGGCGGGTGGCCCCCGCCGCCGGCGGGCTGTGCACGCGCCGCCGCTACCGGGGCGACTCCCTCGTGCTCGAAACGGAGTGGGACACCCCCGAGGGCTCCGTACGGGTGATCGACGCGATGCCGCCGCGCGGCGAGGCCGCCGACGTCGTACGCGTGGTCGAGGGCCTGAGCGGACGGGTGCCGATGCGGATGGCGCTCCGACTGCGGTTCGACTACGGCCACGTCGTGCCCTGGGTGCGGAGCCGGGACGGCGAACTGGTCGCGGTCGCCGGGCCGGACGCCGCCTGGCTGAGCACTCCGGTGCCGCTGCGCGGTGAGGACATGACCACCTACGCCGACTTCACCGTCGCCGCCGGGCAGCGGGTGCCGTTCGTGCTGACCTACCGGCGCTCGCACGAGCGCACGCCGAAGGCGGTGGACGCCGAGCGGGCCATCGCCGACACCGAGGCCTTCTGGACGTCGTGGCTACGCGGCTTCCGCTACAGGGGCCGGTGGGAGGACGCGGTGCGCCGCTCGCTGGTCGTCCTGAAGGCGCTGACCTACAAGCCGACCGGCGGCATCGTCGCCGCGGTCACCACCTCGCTGCCGGAACAGCTCGGCGGCCCGCGCAACTGGGACTACCGGTTCTGCTGGCTGCGTGACGCGACGTTCACGCTGCAGGCCCTCCTCGGCACCGGCTTCGTCGCGGAGGCCAAGGCGTGGCGCGAGTGGCTGCTGCGCGCCGCCGCCGGCGATCCGGCCGACCTGCAGATCATGTACGGCATCGACGGCACCCGCCGGCTGCCCGAATACACGGTCGACTGGCTGGCCGGCTACGAGGGGTCGGCTCCGGTGCGGGTGGGCAACGCGGCGTCCGGGCAGTTCCAGCTCGACGTGTGGGGCGAGGTCCTCGACGGGCTGCACCTGACCCGCCTGGCCGGCATCGAGTCCGAGGAAGAGGCCTGGGACCTGCAACGCGCGCTGCTGGACTTCCTGGAGGGCCACTGGGACGACCCGGACAACGGGCTGTGGGAGGTGCGCGGCGACCGCCGCCACTTCGTGCACTCCAAGGTCATGGCCTGGGCGGGCATGGACCGGGCCGTGCGGGCCGTCGAGCGGTTCGGCCTGGAGGGGCCGGTGGACCGGTGGCGGGCCACCCGCGACAAGATCCACGCCGAGGTGTGCGACCGCGGCTACGACCCGGAGCGGAACACCTTCACCCAGTTCTACGGGTCGACGGGCCTCGACGCCGCCCTGCTGCTGATCCCCCGGGCGGGGTTCCTGCCCTGGGACGACCCGCGCGTGCGGGGTACCGTGGAAGCGGTTCAACGTGAGCTGTGCTCCGACGGCTTCCTGCTGCGTTACCGCACCGGGGCCGACGGCGGCGTCGACGGCCTGCCCGGCGCGGAGGGCGCGTTCGTCACCTGCACGTTCTGGCTCGCCGACGCCCTGTACGGCATCGGGCGCCGGCGCGAGGCGTACGAGCTGTTCGAACGGCTGCTGGAGCTGCGCAACGACCTCGGCCTGCTCAGTGAGGAGTACGACCCGGTCGCCCGGCGGCAGCTCGGCAACACCCCGCAGGCGTTCAGCCACGTCGGACTGGTCAACGCGGCCCGTCACCTGTCCGGGACGGACCCGGCCGAGCACGCTGGAGGTGGGCGTTGA
- a CDS encoding glucose 1-dehydrogenase: MRALTVVPLRKDSLAVADVPDPEPGDGDLLVDGLAVGVCGTDKEIAAGDYGSAPPGRERLVIGHESLGRVRRAPEGSGFAPGDLVVGVVRRPDPVPCGACAHGQFDMCRNGRYTERGIKDLDGYASQAWVVEPGYAVKLDPALADVGMLLEPTSVVVKAWDEVEKVGARAWFEPKTALVTGAGPIGLLAALLGVRRGLEVHVLDRVTDGPKPELVRDLGAVYHAGDAGEVAAKIRPDVVIEATGAGPVIFGVAFNTAPYGIVCLTGVSSAGRRLTIDAGSLNRDIVLENDVLIGSVNANLRHYAAAADVLAGADHAWLNRLITRRVPLESFADAFTAEPEDVKVVITLDGAVRA, translated from the coding sequence ATGCGCGCTCTCACGGTCGTCCCGCTGCGGAAGGACTCCCTCGCGGTGGCCGACGTCCCCGACCCGGAGCCGGGAGACGGCGACCTGCTCGTCGACGGCCTCGCCGTCGGAGTGTGCGGCACGGACAAGGAGATCGCCGCCGGTGACTACGGCTCGGCTCCGCCCGGCCGCGAGCGGCTGGTCATCGGCCACGAGTCGCTGGGCAGGGTGCGCCGGGCGCCCGAGGGCAGCGGCTTCGCCCCGGGCGACCTGGTGGTCGGCGTGGTCCGGCGGCCCGACCCGGTGCCGTGCGGCGCGTGCGCGCACGGGCAGTTCGACATGTGCCGCAACGGCCGCTACACCGAGCGCGGCATCAAGGACCTGGACGGGTACGCGAGCCAGGCCTGGGTGGTCGAGCCCGGCTACGCGGTGAAGCTGGACCCCGCGCTGGCGGACGTCGGCATGCTGCTCGAACCCACCAGCGTCGTCGTCAAGGCCTGGGACGAGGTCGAGAAGGTCGGCGCCCGGGCCTGGTTCGAGCCGAAGACGGCGCTGGTCACCGGCGCCGGGCCGATCGGCCTGCTGGCCGCGCTGCTCGGGGTGCGGCGCGGTCTGGAGGTGCACGTCCTCGACCGGGTCACCGACGGCCCCAAACCGGAACTCGTGCGCGACCTCGGCGCCGTCTACCACGCGGGCGACGCGGGCGAGGTCGCGGCGAAGATCCGGCCCGACGTCGTCATCGAGGCCACCGGCGCCGGACCGGTGATCTTCGGGGTGGCCTTCAACACCGCGCCGTACGGCATCGTCTGTCTCACCGGGGTCTCCTCGGCCGGGCGCCGGCTCACGATCGACGCCGGGAGCCTCAACCGCGACATCGTGCTGGAGAACGACGTCCTCATCGGGTCGGTGAACGCCAACCTCCGGCACTACGCGGCCGCGGCCGACGTCCTCGCGGGGGCCGACCACGCCTGGCTGAACCGGCTGATCACCCGCCGGGTGCCGCTGGAGTCGTTCGCCGACGCCTTCACCGCGGAACCCGAGGACGTCAAGGTCGTCATCACCCTGGACGGCGCCGTCCGGGCCTGA
- a CDS encoding metalloregulator ArsR/SmtB family transcription factor — protein MDEVFKALADPSRRALLDSLNARNGQTLRELCAGLDMARQSVSKHLAVLEEAGLVTTVRRGREKLHYLNAAPVHEIAHRWISRYDRARVQALADLKLALEETPMDAPTFVYTTYIRTTPQKLWQALTEPAFTRRYWATEFTTDWSPGSPMTWDNHGVLISDPEQVVLEAEPYSRLSYTWHAVTPELAKRFGWDEETLARLSGEARSKVTFAIEEAAAQVVKLTVVHDGFEPGSALAEMVSHGWPNVVASLKSLLETGEPLAADA, from the coding sequence ATGGACGAGGTGTTCAAGGCGCTGGCCGATCCGAGCCGGCGCGCGCTGCTCGACTCGCTCAACGCCCGCAACGGGCAGACGCTGCGCGAGCTGTGCGCCGGGCTCGACATGGCCCGGCAGTCCGTCAGCAAGCACCTCGCGGTGCTGGAGGAGGCCGGTCTCGTCACCACCGTGCGGCGGGGCCGGGAGAAGCTGCACTACCTCAACGCCGCGCCCGTGCACGAGATCGCCCACCGGTGGATCAGCCGCTACGACCGGGCCAGGGTCCAAGCCCTGGCCGACCTGAAACTCGCCCTTGAGGAGACTCCGATGGACGCGCCGACCTTCGTCTACACCACCTACATCCGCACCACGCCGCAGAAGCTCTGGCAGGCGCTGACCGAGCCCGCCTTCACCCGCCGCTACTGGGCCACGGAGTTCACCACGGACTGGTCCCCCGGCTCACCGATGACCTGGGACAACCACGGCGTGCTGATCAGCGACCCGGAGCAGGTCGTGCTGGAGGCCGAGCCCTACAGCCGGCTCTCCTACACCTGGCACGCCGTCACCCCGGAGCTCGCCAAGCGCTTCGGCTGGGACGAGGAGACGCTCGCGCGGCTGTCCGGCGAGGCACGCTCGAAGGTTACCTTCGCGATCGAGGAGGCCGCCGCGCAGGTCGTGAAGCTCACCGTCGTACACGACGGCTTCGAGCCCGGATCGGCCCTGGCCGAGATGGTCAGCCACGGCTGGCCGAACGTGGTGGCGAGCCTGAAGTCGCTGCTGGAGACCGGCGAACCGCTGGCGGCCGACGCCTGA
- a CDS encoding RNA polymerase sigma factor: MGDGDNLPDERLLLFFTCGHPALPAEDRVALSLRCLAGLTTPEVARAFLVPVATMAKRIVRAKKKIREARIPFRVPGPDERPERLAGVLQVVYSIFTEGYVASSGSDLQRPDLAEEAIRLARILRRLLPAEREVCGLLALMLLVHARRDARTGPGGGLVLLADQDRGRWDRTMIEEGLALVPVALTGGPVGPYGVQAAIAALHDEAADVTTTDWPQIVALYDVLFSLTPSPIVALNRAVAVAMRDGPQAGLALLEQLADEPQLRDHHPFHVACADLLSRLGRDAEAAAAYRRALDLAGTEPERAHLRRKLAPE; this comes from the coding sequence ATCGGCGACGGTGACAATCTGCCCGACGAACGGCTCCTGCTGTTCTTCACCTGCGGCCATCCGGCCCTGCCCGCCGAGGACCGCGTCGCGCTGAGCCTGCGGTGCCTCGCCGGGCTGACCACCCCCGAGGTGGCCCGGGCCTTCCTCGTCCCGGTGGCCACGATGGCGAAGCGGATCGTCCGGGCGAAGAAGAAGATCCGCGAGGCCCGGATCCCGTTCCGCGTGCCGGGCCCGGACGAACGGCCGGAGCGGCTGGCGGGGGTGCTCCAGGTCGTCTACTCGATCTTCACCGAGGGGTACGTCGCGAGTTCGGGGTCCGACCTGCAGCGTCCCGACCTCGCCGAGGAGGCCATCCGCCTGGCGCGCATCCTGCGCCGGCTGCTGCCGGCCGAACGGGAGGTCTGCGGCCTGCTGGCGCTGATGCTGCTGGTCCACGCCCGCCGCGACGCCCGGACCGGGCCCGGCGGCGGGCTGGTGCTCCTCGCCGATCAGGACCGCGGCCGCTGGGACCGTACGATGATCGAGGAAGGGCTGGCCCTGGTGCCCGTGGCGCTGACCGGCGGCCCGGTGGGCCCGTACGGCGTGCAGGCCGCGATCGCCGCTCTGCACGACGAGGCGGCGGACGTCACCACGACCGACTGGCCGCAGATCGTGGCCCTCTACGACGTCCTCTTCTCCCTGACCCCGTCGCCGATCGTGGCGCTGAACCGCGCGGTCGCGGTCGCCATGCGCGACGGGCCGCAGGCCGGGCTGGCGCTCCTGGAGCAGCTCGCGGACGAGCCCCAGCTGCGGGATCATCACCCCTTCCACGTGGCGTGCGCCGACCTGCTGTCCCGGCTGGGCCGGGACGCCGAGGCCGCCGCCGCGTACCGGCGGGCCCTCGACCTCGCCGGCACCGAACCCGAACGTGCTCACCTGCGCCGGAAGCTGGCCCCGGAGTGA
- a CDS encoding YciI family protein: MKYMLLINSSPEGPSAEVEGASFDDWIAYDKTVRESGIHVSGHSLADLTTATTVRVAPDGQRTITTDGPFAETREVLGGYYVLDVPDLDAALDWAGWPSCRWRRSGPRRPLRRSATVTICPTNGSCCSSPAAIRPCPPRTASR; encoded by the coding sequence ATGAAATACATGCTCCTGATCAACAGCAGTCCCGAAGGCCCGTCCGCGGAGGTCGAGGGCGCCTCGTTCGACGACTGGATCGCCTACGACAAGACGGTGCGGGAGTCGGGCATTCACGTGTCGGGGCACTCGCTCGCCGACCTGACCACCGCGACGACCGTCCGGGTCGCCCCGGACGGGCAGCGGACCATCACCACCGACGGGCCGTTCGCCGAGACCCGTGAGGTGCTCGGCGGCTACTACGTGCTCGACGTGCCCGACCTCGACGCCGCCCTCGACTGGGCTGGCTGGCCGTCCTGCAGGTGGAGGCGGAGCGGGCCGCGCCGCCCGCTCCGGAGATCGGCGACGGTGACAATCTGCCCGACGAACGGCTCCTGCTGTTCTTCACCTGCGGCCATCCGGCCCTGCCCGCCGAGGACCGCGTCGCGCTGA
- a CDS encoding (2Fe-2S)-binding protein: MLLDALSRYLEGLAAERGGVLGVLPGLVADDSSGWIPAADLLREPYEGLLALVDETAARWNAPRHVAAALLWKTYGYWHTMPMVLGWALQRRVPLMRLEDTLVRPSAAGVTVAASRLTVAVLPGDPAVRTAAETSAASTTTTVGGTTATTVAEQPGTVVVPDLAGAIRAAILDGQRPFVRALSAVARVGERTLWGSTAEAVAHPLLALGPYAEAARLLEEIGPPVAGLLAPDGDGYRRRTCCLWITLPDAEPCSSCCIPAARIS; the protein is encoded by the coding sequence GTGCTGCTCGACGCCCTCTCCCGCTATCTGGAAGGCCTCGCGGCCGAGCGCGGCGGCGTGCTGGGGGTGCTGCCCGGGCTGGTCGCCGACGACTCCTCCGGCTGGATCCCCGCCGCCGACCTGCTGCGGGAGCCGTACGAGGGACTGCTGGCGCTGGTGGACGAGACGGCGGCGCGCTGGAACGCGCCGCGTCACGTGGCGGCGGCGCTGCTGTGGAAGACCTATGGCTACTGGCACACGATGCCGATGGTCCTCGGCTGGGCCCTCCAGAGGCGGGTGCCGCTGATGCGCCTGGAGGACACGCTGGTCAGGCCGTCCGCGGCGGGGGTCACGGTTGCGGCGTCCCGGCTGACCGTGGCCGTGCTCCCCGGCGACCCGGCAGTCAGAACCGCCGCCGAGACCAGCGCCGCCTCGACCACCACGACCGTCGGCGGAACCACCGCCACAACCGTCGCGGAACAGCCCGGCACGGTCGTCGTCCCGGACCTGGCGGGGGCCATCAGGGCGGCGATCCTCGACGGGCAGCGTCCGTTCGTCCGGGCGCTGAGCGCGGTGGCGCGGGTGGGCGAGCGCACCCTGTGGGGATCGACCGCGGAGGCGGTCGCCCACCCCCTGCTCGCGCTCGGGCCGTACGCCGAGGCGGCCCGGCTGCTGGAGGAGATCGGGCCACCGGTGGCCGGGCTGCTCGCGCCCGACGGCGACGGCTACCGCCGCCGCACCTGCTGCCTGTGGATCACGCTGCCGGACGCTGAACCCTGCTCCTCCTGCTGCATTCCGGCCGCGCGAATATCCTGA
- a CDS encoding GNAT family N-acetyltransferase: protein MISDTASPRRAAVYELVVAGFGTVRVVPVDPAADAALIHSWVTQERARFWGMLDASPERVLEIYDYLDGLTTHHAYLVHRDDRPVALFQTYEPEADHVGECYNVRPGDFGVHLLVGPAAAGKGERGFTGALLSALLAYAFSDPAHTRIVAEPDARNEKVIGRMLRTGFTLGPEIDLPDKRARLLFLTRDDR, encoded by the coding sequence ATGATCTCTGACACGGCGTCCCCCCGGCGTGCGGCCGTGTACGAGCTGGTGGTGGCCGGGTTTGGCACCGTCCGCGTCGTCCCGGTGGACCCGGCGGCCGACGCCGCGTTGATCCACTCGTGGGTCACCCAGGAGCGGGCCCGGTTCTGGGGCATGCTCGACGCGAGCCCCGAGCGGGTCCTGGAGATCTACGACTACCTGGACGGGCTGACCACCCACCACGCCTACCTGGTCCACCGCGACGACCGGCCGGTGGCGCTCTTCCAGACCTATGAGCCGGAGGCCGACCACGTCGGGGAGTGCTACAACGTCCGGCCGGGCGACTTCGGCGTCCACCTGCTGGTCGGCCCGGCGGCGGCCGGGAAGGGCGAGCGCGGCTTCACCGGCGCGCTGCTTTCCGCGCTCCTGGCGTACGCGTTCTCCGATCCCGCCCACACCCGGATCGTCGCCGAGCCGGACGCCCGCAACGAGAAGGTGATCGGCCGCATGCTGCGGACCGGTTTCACGCTCGGGCCCGAGATCGACCTGCCGGACAAGCGCGCCCGGCTGCTCTTCCTGACCCGAGACGACCGCTGA
- a CDS encoding penicillin acylase family protein, whose product MSTRVYRDRWGIPHLRAGDARELAYAQGFVTAVDRAWQIEVERLRAAGASAAVLGPDAVPWDRFVRQVRLDDTARRCLRALDADTAAWVGAYVDGVNAGLPEGARRAPEFQAAGPGAADGSGGGGGVAALVPGRWEAWTPLAVWLSHHVLFAHVPAKLWREAVTARLGPDAVALFATDGPGTSGSNGWLVPGDRSRTGAPIIAGDPHRFIEDPGFYQQVRLACPEFDVAGLAVPGVPGVAHFGHAGPVAWAITNAMADYQDLFRERLRRRDGRVEALGPAGWRPAAAHTEFVEVAGGEPVEVEVIETERGPVVMGEPPRPYEPARHETTARPPHGRDAGQEGGREGEREDARNAGLDPGRGGPDAEWEGVSLRYPPRVFHDLGFAAIPALLRARTVADVDRAFDRWVEPVNVVLAADAGGGLLHRVAGLVPVRHPGNSLRVVPAWEPGHEWSGGPAPMPRREVTGITVMANERGLSAPLGVEFAPPYRADRIRTLLEAAPVWSAGDMAAVHTDTLLPGARPLLGLLARLSELSPGAVRLRDRLTGWDRRMDADSADAAAYAAVRAEVVRRLAAHPALAPLADLSHPLAPLADLSHPLRHSPDPLTPVETRPGQAGAGDREAPGGGVVCPEVFRPWLVAAPRIAHALETLLATDRLPGLDGDDLAEMARAALEDVAARGETGVRWGDLHRLVPWRALPSPAATPPMATPPVTQDDPRAEPGLSGDHGCVLCTSSVPGVTHDCARGPAARYVWDLARRDASLWVVPFGASGVPGDPHHRDQQPLWVRGELVPLVTDWALLTEERHDL is encoded by the coding sequence ATGAGCACCCGGGTCTACCGAGATCGGTGGGGCATCCCCCACCTGCGTGCGGGCGACGCCCGCGAACTGGCCTACGCCCAGGGGTTCGTCACGGCCGTGGACCGGGCCTGGCAGATCGAGGTCGAGCGGCTCCGCGCGGCCGGCGCCTCGGCCGCCGTCCTCGGCCCGGACGCCGTCCCGTGGGACCGCTTCGTACGGCAGGTCCGGCTGGACGACACGGCCCGGCGCTGCCTGCGGGCGCTCGACGCCGACACCGCGGCGTGGGTGGGCGCGTACGTGGACGGCGTCAACGCGGGCCTGCCCGAGGGAGCCCGCCGCGCCCCGGAATTCCAGGCGGCAGGACCCGGGGCGGCCGACGGGAGCGGCGGGGGCGGCGGTGTGGCCGCGCTCGTGCCGGGCCGGTGGGAGGCGTGGACGCCGCTGGCGGTCTGGCTGTCGCACCACGTCCTGTTCGCGCACGTCCCGGCGAAACTGTGGCGTGAGGCGGTCACCGCCCGGCTCGGCCCGGACGCCGTCGCGTTGTTCGCCACCGACGGTCCGGGCACCTCCGGGAGCAACGGCTGGCTGGTCCCCGGCGACCGCTCCCGCACGGGAGCACCGATCATCGCCGGAGACCCGCACAGGTTCATCGAGGACCCCGGCTTCTACCAGCAGGTCCGGCTGGCCTGTCCGGAGTTCGACGTGGCCGGGCTGGCCGTGCCGGGAGTGCCGGGTGTCGCCCACTTCGGGCATGCCGGGCCGGTCGCCTGGGCGATCACCAACGCGATGGCCGACTACCAGGACCTCTTCCGCGAACGCCTCCGGCGCCGGGACGGCCGCGTCGAGGCGCTCGGCCCGGCGGGCTGGCGGCCCGCCGCCGCCCACACCGAGTTCGTCGAGGTCGCCGGAGGCGAACCGGTCGAGGTGGAGGTGATCGAGACCGAACGCGGCCCGGTCGTCATGGGCGAGCCACCCCGGCCGTACGAGCCCGCTCGGCACGAGACGACGGCACGCCCTCCCCACGGCCGGGACGCCGGGCAGGAAGGCGGGCGCGAGGGCGAGCGTGAAGACGCCCGGAACGCTGGGCTGGACCCCGGGCGGGGCGGCCCGGACGCCGAGTGGGAGGGGGTGAGCCTGCGGTATCCGCCGCGGGTGTTCCACGACCTGGGATTCGCGGCGATTCCCGCCCTGCTTCGGGCCAGGACCGTGGCCGACGTCGACCGGGCGTTCGACCGGTGGGTGGAGCCCGTCAACGTCGTGCTCGCCGCGGACGCCGGCGGCGGCCTGCTGCACCGCGTCGCCGGTCTGGTGCCCGTACGCCATCCGGGCAACTCGCTGCGGGTCGTGCCCGCCTGGGAGCCCGGCCACGAGTGGAGCGGCGGGCCCGCGCCGATGCCCCGCCGGGAGGTCACGGGAATCACGGTGATGGCCAACGAACGAGGGCTCTCGGCTCCGCTCGGCGTCGAGTTCGCCCCGCCCTACCGGGCCGACCGGATCAGGACCCTCCTGGAGGCCGCCCCCGTCTGGTCTGCCGGGGACATGGCGGCGGTCCACACCGACACGCTCCTGCCCGGCGCGCGGCCGCTGCTGGGGCTGCTGGCGCGGCTGAGCGAGCTCAGCCCCGGCGCCGTACGCCTCCGGGACCGGCTGACCGGCTGGGACCGGCGCATGGACGCGGACAGCGCCGACGCCGCGGCGTACGCGGCCGTGCGTGCGGAGGTGGTGCGGCGCCTGGCGGCCCATCCCGCGCTCGCGCCGCTGGCCGATCTGTCGCACCCGCTCGCGCCGCTGGCCGATCTTTCGCATCCGCTCCGGCACAGCCCGGATCCGCTCACGCCCGTGGAGACTCGTCCCGGGCAGGCCGGCGCCGGTGATCGAGAGGCGCCGGGGGGAGGTGTCGTGTGTCCGGAGGTGTTCCGGCCGTGGCTGGTGGCGGCTCCCCGGATCGCGCACGCCCTGGAGACCCTGCTGGCGACCGACCGGCTGCCCGGGCTCGACGGCGACGATCTGGCCGAGATGGCGCGGGCCGCGCTGGAGGACGTGGCGGCCCGCGGCGAGACCGGCGTCCGGTGGGGTGACCTGCACCGGCTCGTCCCCTGGCGGGCGCTGCCCTCTCCGGCGGCGACTCCTCCGATGGCGACTCCTCCGGTGACGCAGGACGACCCGCGGGCGGAGCCGGGGCTGTCCGGTGACCACGGCTGCGTGTTGTGCACGTCCAGCGTGCCGGGGGTCACCCATGACTGCGCCCGCGGCCCGGCCGCCCGCTACGTCTGGGACCTCGCGCGGCGCGACGCGAGCCTGTGGGTCGTCCCGTTCGGCGCGAGCGGCGTGCCGGGCGACCCCCACCACCGTGACCAGCAGCCGCTGTGGGTGCGCGGCGAACTCGTGCCCCTGGTCACCGACTGGGCCCTGCTGACGGAGGAACGACATGATCTCTGA